In Monodelphis domestica isolate mMonDom1 chromosome 4, mMonDom1.pri, whole genome shotgun sequence, one DNA window encodes the following:
- the LOC100027339 gene encoding olfactory receptor 14C36-like, which translates to MSNFTTASEFLLMGFSDIRELQILYSFLLFLIYSAGLMGNLLIVMITTFDRRLHTPMYFFLRNLAMVDACYLSITVPQASVNSLVNNRIISVTGCATQVFLVILMAYVEVTLLTVMARDRYVAICHPLHYTVIMSPRVCMQMTITCLLTGLVYAGFHTGYTFRLSFCHSNMVHQFFCDIPSLLRISCSDTFSNKLSLFVSVLVVGTGCYGFITASYVRIFSTVLKFPVKEDQKKAFSTCIPHISVVSLFVISGIYVYSQPPSDFESLKDIIPSVFYTVIPPFLNPIIYSLRNKQIKGAMGILMKRTIFIRK; encoded by the coding sequence ATGTCCAATTTCACCACTGCAAGTGAATTTCTGCTCATGGGATTTTCTGACATCCGAGAGCTCCAGATCTTgtattctttccttctgtttctcatCTACTCTGCAGGCCTGATGGGGAATCTCCTCATTGTCATGATCACCACCTTTGACAGGAGACTCCACACCCCCATGTACTTTTTCCTGAGGAATCTGGCCATGGTGGATGCCTGCTACCTCTCAATAACTGTTCCCCAGGCATCTGTTAACTCTCTGGTGAACAATAGGATTATTTCAGTTACAGGCTGTGCAACTCAGGTATTCCTTGTAATTTTAATGGCATATGTAGAAGTAACTTTGCTCACCGTCATGGCTCGTGACCGTTATGTGGCCATCTGCCACCCTCTGCACTACACAGTGATTATGAGTCCCCGAGTCTGCATGCAGATGACCATTACGTGTTTGTTGACTGGCCTCGTGTATGCAGGTTTCCACACTGGTTACACGTTTCGCTTGTCCTTCTGCCATTCTAATATGGTCCATCAGTTCTTCTGTGACATCCCCTCTCTCCTAAGGATCTCTTGCTCAGACACTTTTAGCAATAAGTTATCCCTATTTGTTTCTGTACTGGTGGTTGGTACTGGCTGTTATGGCTTCATCACTGCATCTTACGTTCGTATATTTTCCACTGTGCTCAAGTTTCCAGTGAAAGAAGACCAGAAAAAAGCCTTCTCGACCTGCATCCCCCACATCAGTGtggtttctttatttgttatttcaGGCATTTATGTATATTCCCAACCACCTTCAGATTTTGAATCTCTTAAGGATATTATTCCTTCTGTATTTTATACTGTTATACCTCCCTTTCTGAACCCCATTATATACAGTCTAAGGAATAAGCAGATAAAAGGTGCAATGGGAATATTAATGAAGAGAACCATTTTTATTAGGAAATAA
- the LOC100025312 gene encoding olfactory receptor 14C36-like yields MSNFTSATEFLLMGFSDIRELQILYSFLLFLIYSAGLMGNLLIVIITTIDRRLHTPMYFFLRNLAMVDACYLSITAPQASVYSLMNNRTISVTGCAAQVFLVILMACVEVTLLTVMARDRYVAICHPLHYPVIMSPRVCLQMTLTCLLTGLVYAAFHTGYTFRLSFCHSNVVHQFFCDIPSLLRISCSDTFSNKLSLLASALVVGAGCYAFIIASYVRTFSTVLKFPVKEDQKKAFSTCIPHISVVSLFLISGAYIYFQPPSDSESLKDIILSVFYTVIPPFMNPIIYSLWNKQIKDAMGIVMKSTILIKKKIKGCMDMVKFSSQNI; encoded by the coding sequence ATGTCCAATTTCACCAGTGCAACTGAGTTTCTGCTCATGGGGTTTTCTGACATCCGAGAGCTCCAGATCTTgtattctttccttctgtttctcatCTACTCTGCAGGCCTGATGGGgaatctcctcattgtcatcatcaccaccattgACAGGAGACTCCACACGCCCATGTACTTTTTCCTGAGGAATCTGGCCATGGTGGATGCCTGCTACCTCTCAATAACTGCTCCCCAGGCATCTGTTTACTCTCTGATGAACAATAGGACTATTTCAGTTACAGGCTGTGCAGCTCAGGTATTCCTTGTAATTTTAATGGCATGTGTAGAAGTAACTTTGCTCACCGTCATGGCTCGTGACCGTTATGTGGCCATCTGCCACCCTCTCCACTACCCAGTGATCATGAGTCCCCGAGTCTGCCTGCAGATGACCTTAACCTGCTTGTTGACTGGCCTTGTGTATGCAGCTTTCCACACTGGCTACACGTTTCGCTTGTCGTTCTGTCATTCCAATGTGGTCCATCAGTTCTTCTGTGACATCCCCTCTCTGCTAAGGATCTCCTGCTCAGACACTTTTAGCAATAAGTTATCCCTACTTGCTTCTGCACTGGTGGTTGGTGCTGGCTGTTACGCCTTCATCATTGCATCTTATGTTCGTACATTTTCCACTGTGCTCAAGTTTCCAGTGAAAGAAGACCAGAAAAAAGCCTTCTCGACCTGCATCCCCCACATCTCTGtggtttctttatttcttatttcaggtgcttatatatatttccaaccacCTTCTGATTCTGAGTCTCTTAAGGACATtattctttctgtattttatacTGTTATACCACCCTTTATGAACCCCATTATATATAGTCTATGGAATAAGCAGATAAAAGATGCTATGGGAATAGTAATGAAGAGCaccattttaattaaaaagaaaataaagggatgtATGGATATGGTAAAATTTTCATctcaaaatatctga